One stretch of Glycine soja cultivar W05 chromosome 7, ASM419377v2, whole genome shotgun sequence DNA includes these proteins:
- the LOC114419707 gene encoding replication protein A 70 kDa DNA-binding subunit B-like isoform X8 yields MARIPDKIKSIDGSKETLKLAVRITDLWFVGTPNKFEQAEMVIVDSEGDQIHAVCKADHLKSWKAYLKENSTYVMHNFKVVKNDGQFRVCEHEYKLAFIGVTIVREVDLHELPFKEFRFVEFGNVVAGNFVVGLLVDIIGVVDQVLFQHVSSKNTRVVFRMKDLSGEVLSCTLWENYCMQFLAYLNERGNDGPIVIILTHARIKDAQGSYLASVSNSFKASKLLINEPILEIQEFRERLLDLGVKVSPVLPPGDQGSSQLSRGSQLSSKDAFLSKVEAKTIYEINGISEDVVCVTVGTISKIVMNNHSWCYPACVQCHRKTDIQTGPFTCGCGKNNDQPVLRYRVEVMVSQNNDSSKFLLWDRECAELIGQTADEVNRVKIEDGDVDLNASPQALDRLLGYVLAFKVRIQSKFRNVVVLRCSNELDLINVVLDMLADTEACSKIDASNVDCNNATHPECWTMIQLQDSL; encoded by the exons ATGGCAAGGATTCCTGACAAGATTAAGTCTATTGATGGGTCAAAAGAGACGCTTAAGCTTGCTGTGAGAATCACCGACCTTTGGTTCGTTGGGACTCCCAACAAGTTTGAGCAAGCGGAAATGGTTATTGTTGATTCTGAG GGTGATCAAATTCATGCTGTTTGTAAAGCGGACCACCTAAAGTCTTGGAAAGCTTATTTGAAGGAGAATTCCACTTATGTTATGCATAATTTCAAAGTGGTCAAGAATGATGGTCAATTTAGAGTGTGTGAACATGAGTACAAGTTAGCTTTTATTGGAGTGACTATTGTTAGAGAAGTTGATTTGCATGAACTACCTTTTAAGGAATTTAGATTTGTTGAATTTGGAAATGTCGTTGCTGGGAATTTTGTGGTTGGCCTGTTGGTTG ATATTATTGGGGTCGTTGATCAGGTGCTTTTTCAGCATGTTTCATCAAAAAATACCAGGGTTGTTTTTAGAATGAAGGATTTGAG TGGTGAAGTTTTATCTTGCACACTTTGGGAAAATTATTGTATGCAGTTCTTAGCCTATTTGAATGAACGTGGAAATGATGGGCCGATCGTTATTATTTTGACACATGCCAGAATAAAAGATGCGCAGG GAAGTTATCTAGCTTCAGTGAGCAATTCGTTCAAGGcctcaaaattattaattaatgaacCTATATTGGAAATCCAGGAATTTAGAGAGAG GCTTTTAGATTTAGGTGTTAAGGTCAGCCCAGTTTTGCCACCTGGCGATCAAGGAAGTTCACAACTTTCAAGGGGAAGCCAACTATCATCAAAGGATGCATTTCTTTCAAAAGTTGAAGCCAAAACTATTTACGAGATCAATGGCATTTCTGAG GATGTTGTTTGTGTTACAGTGGGCACTATTAGCAAAATAGTCATGAATAATCATTCATGGTGTTATCCAGCTTGCGTTCAATGTCATAGAAAAACTGACATCCAAACAGGACCATTCACATGCGGATGTGGCAAAAATAATGACCAGCCTGTTCTAAG GTATAGAGTTGAAGTAATGGTTAGCCAAAACAATGACAGTAGCAAGTTTTTGCTCTGGGACCGTGAATGTGCTGAATTGATTGGTCAAACAGCTGATGAAGTGAATAGGGTCAAGATTGAA GATGGTGATGTTGATTTAAATGCTTCTCCTCAAGCACTTGATAGGCTGTTGGGTTATGTGCTTGCTTTTAAGGTTAGGATTCAATCAAAATTCAGGAATGTCGTTGTTCTTAGATGCTCAAATGAATTAGATTTGATCAATGTTGTGCTCGACATGCTGGCTGATACTGAG GCATGTTCGAAAATAGATGCTTCGAACGTTGATTGCAATAATGCTACGCATCCTGAATGT TGGACCATGATCCAGTTGCAGGATTCCCTTTAA